In Tenacibaculum sp. 190524A02b, the genomic stretch AGAAGTTAACTTCTCAGTTCCCATACCAATAATATCTACAGGATCTCCAGAGTTAATAATACCAGTTTCGATACGTCCAGTTGCTACAGTACCACGACCTGTAATAGAGAATACATCCTCAATTGGCATTAAGAAATCCTTTTCAGTATCTCTTGGTGGCTCTTCAATCCAAGTATCAACAGCTTCCATTAATTCTAAAACTGTATCAACCCACTTTTGCTCACCATTTAAAGCACCTAAAGCAGAACCCATTACAACAGGACCATTATCTCCATCATACTCATAGAAAGATAATAAATCTCTTACTTCCATTTCTACTAACTCTAATAACTCCTCATCATCAACCATATCAACTTTGTTTAAGAAAACAACGATACGAGGAATACCTACCTGACGACCTAATAAGATGTGCTCACGAGTTTGAGGCATTGGACCATCAGTAGCAGCAACTACTAAGATAGCACCATCCATTTGCGCAGCTCCAGTTACCATGTTCTTTACATAATCCGCGTGACCAGGACAGTCAACGTGTGCATAGTGACGGTTTGCTGTTGCATACTCTACGTGAGAAGAGTTAATTGTGATACCTCTTTCTTTTTCTTCTGGAGCATTATCAATTTGATCAAAAGCTCTTTGCTCAGAATATCCTGCATCAGCTAAAACTTTAGTGATTGCTGCAGTTAAAGTAGTTTTACCGTGATCTACGTGACCGATAGTACCTACATTTAAGTGTGGTTTCGAACGATCATAAGTTCCTTTTGCCATGATTATTAATTTTAATTCTTAGTTAAATATATTTAGTGTTACTTTAAAACTTTTTAAAAAAACTCTAAAAAGAGCCAATGACGGGATTTGAACCCGTGACCTCATCCCTACCAAGGATGCGCTCTACCAACTGAGCTACACCGGCTTGGAAATTTTTAGAGCGGGAGACCGGGTTCGAACCGGCGACATTCAGCTTGGAAGGCTGACGCTCTACCAACTGAGCTACTCCCGCTTTTAAATTTAAAAAAGTTATTAGTGGGGAGAGCAGGATTCGAACCTGCGAAGTCGAAAGACAACGGAGTTACAGTCCGTCCCATTTGGCCGCTCTGGAATCTCCCCGAAAAACTTTTAAATATTTTAATGAACTTGAGCCGATAGAGGGACTCGAACCCACGACCTGCTGATTACAAATCAGCTGCTCTAGCCAGCTGAGCTATATCGGCTTTTTACTGCTATAAAAAACAGCCCGCTATTTCTAACGGACTGCAAATGTAAAAAGTAATTTTTGATTTTTAAAACTTTTTCTAATTATTTTTTACAAAGCTAATATTGTTCTTGATTTTTCTTTCGATTTACGCAA encodes the following:
- the tuf gene encoding elongation factor Tu — protein: MAKGTYDRSKPHLNVGTIGHVDHGKTTLTAAITKVLADAGYSEQRAFDQIDNAPEEKERGITINSSHVEYATANRHYAHVDCPGHADYVKNMVTGAAQMDGAILVVAATDGPMPQTREHILLGRQVGIPRIVVFLNKVDMVDDEELLELVEMEVRDLLSFYEYDGDNGPVVMGSALGALNGEQKWVDTVLELMEAVDTWIEEPPRDTEKDFLMPIEDVFSITGRGTVATGRIETGIINSGDPVDIIGMGTEKLTSTVTGIEMFRQILDRGEAGDNAGILLRGIDKTDIKRGMVICKPGSVTPHAKFKAEVYILKKEEGGRHTPFHNNYRPQFYVRTTDVTGNIGLPDGVEMVMPGDNLTITVDLIQPIALNVGLQFAIREGGRTVGAGQVTEILD